Proteins from one Streptomyces genisteinicus genomic window:
- a CDS encoding family 2 encapsulin nanocompartment cargo protein polyprenyl transferase, translating to MTIPDTVEAREAVDLLDRTRALVQPELRGACDTLPGPMRRVAMYHFGWEEADGTPAAGAGGKAVRPALVLAACQALGGDPDRAVRAAAAVELAHNFTLLHDDVIDEDVTRRHRPTAWTVFGTADAVLAGDAMLALAVRLLAEDPWPRSAEASARLSDCVIELCAGQQIDCAFEERPPEEVTPEECIGMATAKTGALLGASCAIGALYAGAGEREVRAMDAFGREAGLAFQFIDDLIGIWGDPERTGKPAGADLAARKKSLPVVAALASGTRAGAELAELYRGPMGAAAVARAADAVERAGGRDWAQSQAAERMSKAVGELARAVPDLGAAGGLLSLAEFVTRRNR from the coding sequence TTGACCATTCCGGACACCGTCGAGGCCCGTGAGGCCGTCGACCTGCTGGACCGCACCCGCGCCCTGGTCCAGCCCGAACTGCGCGGTGCGTGCGACACGCTCCCCGGCCCGATGCGGCGTGTGGCGATGTACCACTTCGGCTGGGAGGAGGCGGACGGCACACCCGCGGCCGGCGCGGGCGGCAAGGCCGTCCGGCCCGCCCTCGTGCTCGCCGCCTGCCAGGCGCTGGGCGGCGACCCTGACCGTGCCGTCCGGGCCGCGGCGGCCGTCGAACTCGCGCACAACTTCACGCTCCTGCACGACGACGTCATCGACGAGGACGTCACACGCCGGCACCGCCCCACGGCCTGGACGGTGTTCGGCACGGCCGACGCCGTGCTCGCGGGCGACGCGATGCTCGCGCTCGCCGTGCGGCTGCTCGCCGAGGACCCCTGGCCGCGCTCGGCCGAGGCCTCGGCGCGGCTCTCCGACTGCGTGATCGAGCTGTGCGCGGGGCAGCAGATCGACTGCGCCTTCGAGGAGCGTCCGCCGGAAGAGGTCACCCCCGAGGAGTGCATCGGGATGGCCACGGCCAAGACCGGCGCCCTGCTGGGCGCCTCCTGCGCCATCGGCGCCCTGTACGCGGGTGCCGGGGAGCGGGAGGTGCGCGCGATGGACGCGTTCGGCAGGGAGGCGGGTCTGGCCTTCCAGTTCATCGACGACCTGATCGGGATCTGGGGCGACCCCGAGCGCACCGGCAAACCGGCCGGGGCCGACCTCGCAGCCCGCAAGAAGTCGCTGCCCGTGGTCGCGGCGCTCGCCTCGGGCACCCGGGCGGGCGCCGAACTCGCCGAGCTGTACCGCGGGCCGATGGGCGCGGCGGCGGTGGCGCGGGCGGCGGACGCCGTGGAGCGGGCCGGCGGCAGGGACTGGGCGCAGTCGCAGGCCGCCGAGCGCATGTCGAAGGCGGTGGGGGAACTCGCCCGCGCGGTACCGGACCTGGGGGCCGCGGGCGGTCTGCTGTCGCTCGCCGAGTTCGTCACCCGGCGGAACCGCTGA
- a CDS encoding UBP-type zinc finger domain-containing protein, which translates to MSECPHVAELPRPEPVPLSMTCRECEAAGTHPVQLRLCLECGHVGCCDSSPLRHARAHYGDTAHAVMRTFEPGQLWRWCFVDDSIV; encoded by the coding sequence ATGAGCGAGTGTCCGCATGTAGCAGAGCTTCCGCGCCCGGAGCCGGTCCCGCTGAGCATGACGTGCCGCGAGTGCGAGGCCGCCGGGACGCACCCGGTGCAGCTGCGGCTCTGCCTCGAGTGCGGGCACGTCGGCTGCTGCGACTCGTCGCCGCTGCGGCACGCGCGGGCGCACTACGGGGACACGGCACACGCCGTGATGCGCACTTTCGAGCCAGGTCAGCTGTGGCGGTGGTGCTTTGTCGACGATTCGATCGTCTGA
- a CDS encoding LysR family transcriptional regulator — MELEVRHLRALCAIADTGSLHKAARRLGVSQPSLTTQLRRIETFLGAPLFARERTGCRPTPLGRAVLSRARPLVGEMTALVAEAQAAAAREGGPVLRIGSTASRALAGWLRLLRGRFPGTDLSLHMDVSANALLSMAAAGQLDVAFVHEVEGCPLRMPDGLDVRVLVDREPQFVSMAGDHPAAAAAEVDLADLAHDRWMVDPTVDGEWDGLRRVLAAAGINPPVLHCDYHTAASLIAVGEAVAPCQPTSVPRDDMAIRPLRGDPLAVRLLLCSRPGARELFDAAYADLAAAYREAALRAAAYRQWLLRQGSPLLRPADPTPVPAA, encoded by the coding sequence ATGGAGCTCGAGGTGAGGCACCTGCGTGCGCTGTGCGCCATCGCCGACACGGGCAGCCTGCACAAAGCGGCCCGTCGGCTCGGCGTCAGCCAGCCGTCCCTGACCACCCAGCTGCGCCGGATCGAGACCTTCCTGGGCGCACCGCTGTTCGCCCGGGAACGCACCGGCTGCCGGCCGACCCCGCTGGGGCGTGCCGTGCTGAGCCGTGCCCGGCCGCTGGTCGGCGAGATGACCGCGCTGGTCGCCGAGGCCCAGGCGGCGGCGGCCCGCGAGGGCGGCCCGGTGCTGCGCATCGGGTCCACCGCGAGCCGGGCACTGGCCGGCTGGCTGCGGCTGCTGCGGGGACGCTTCCCGGGCACCGACCTCTCCCTGCACATGGACGTCTCCGCCAACGCGCTGCTCTCGATGGCGGCCGCCGGACAGCTCGACGTGGCCTTCGTGCACGAGGTGGAGGGCTGCCCGCTGCGGATGCCGGACGGCCTCGACGTGCGCGTACTGGTCGACCGCGAGCCCCAGTTCGTCTCCATGGCGGGCGATCACCCGGCCGCCGCGGCGGCCGAGGTGGACCTGGCCGACCTCGCCCACGACCGGTGGATGGTCGACCCCACGGTGGACGGCGAATGGGACGGGCTGCGCCGGGTGCTGGCCGCCGCCGGGATCAACCCGCCGGTGCTGCACTGCGATTACCACACGGCCGCCTCGCTGATCGCCGTGGGCGAGGCGGTCGCGCCCTGCCAGCCCACCTCGGTGCCCCGCGACGACATGGCCATCCGGCCGCTGCGGGGCGACCCCCTCGCCGTGCGGCTGCTGCTGTGCTCACGCCCCGGCGCACGCGAACTCTTCGACGCGGCCTACGCCGACCTGGCGGCGGCCTACCGCGAGGCCGCCCTCAGGGCGGCGGCCTACCGCCAGTGGCTGCTGCGCCAGGGCAGCCCCCTGCTCCGTCCCGCCGACCCGACACCGGTGCCGGCGGCGTGA
- a CDS encoding diacylglycerol/lipid kinase family protein, with protein sequence MRALLVVNPAATTTSARTRDVLIHALASEMKLEAVSTEYRGHARDLGRRAAEADDIDLVVALGGDGTVNEVVNGLLHNGPDPEGLPRLAVVPGGSTNVFARALGLPNDAVEATGAILDALRERTERTVGLGLAAGTPGTDDEGVPERWFTFCAGLGFDAGVVGRVEQHRERGRRSTHALYVRQVMRQFLDDPHRRHGTITLERPGADPVEDLVLSIICNTSPWTYLGNRPVYASPKASFDTALDVLGLKKLSTPAVARYGTQLLTSSPERGPRGKHAVTLHDETDFTLHSKVPLPFQMDGDHLGLRTSVTFTGVRRALRVIV encoded by the coding sequence ATGCGCGCACTTCTCGTGGTCAATCCGGCAGCAACCACCACCAGTGCCCGCACCCGCGACGTGCTCATCCACGCGCTCGCGAGCGAGATGAAACTGGAGGCCGTCTCCACCGAGTACCGGGGCCACGCCCGCGACCTCGGAAGACGGGCGGCCGAGGCGGACGACATCGACCTGGTGGTCGCCCTGGGCGGCGACGGCACGGTCAACGAGGTCGTCAACGGGCTGCTGCACAACGGACCCGACCCGGAGGGCCTGCCCCGGCTCGCGGTGGTGCCCGGGGGCTCGACCAACGTGTTCGCCCGCGCGCTCGGGCTGCCGAACGACGCCGTGGAGGCGACCGGCGCGATCCTCGACGCTCTGCGTGAGCGGACGGAGCGCACGGTCGGCCTCGGACTGGCGGCGGGGACCCCGGGCACGGACGACGAGGGCGTGCCCGAGCGCTGGTTCACCTTCTGCGCGGGGCTGGGCTTCGACGCCGGCGTCGTCGGCAGGGTGGAGCAGCACCGGGAGCGCGGACGGCGGTCCACACACGCGCTGTACGTGCGGCAGGTGATGCGCCAGTTCCTCGACGACCCGCACCGCCGGCACGGCACGATCACGCTGGAGCGGCCGGGCGCCGACCCGGTCGAGGATCTGGTGCTGTCCATAATCTGCAACACCTCGCCCTGGACCTACCTGGGCAATCGTCCGGTGTACGCGTCCCCGAAGGCGTCCTTCGACACCGCTCTCGACGTGCTCGGGCTGAAGAAGCTGTCGACACCGGCGGTGGCCCGTTACGGCACTCAGCTGCTCACGTCGAGCCCGGAACGGGGGCCTCGCGGGAAGCACGCCGTCACGCTGCACGACGAGACGGACTTCACCTTGCATTCCAAGGTGCCGCTGCCGTTCCAGATGGACGGTGACCACCTCGGGCTGCGTACGAGCGTGACGTTCACAGGCGTTCGCCGTGCACTGCGTGTGATTGTGTGA
- a CDS encoding Na+/H+ antiporter, protein MEALPLVGLIAVSAAVAGAARRTPVPAPLLLVAAGLIASYVPGVPEYHLDPHIVLPLILPPLLHTAALDSSYLDLRANLRPVALLSVGYVLFATVVVGYLAYLLVPDLPLTAALVLGAVVAPPDAVAATAIARKLGLPHRITTILQGESLVNDATAITAYKVALAAAIGAGASWAAGFGEFLLASVGGIAVGLVLMLPIHWLRTRLKEPLLQNTLSLLIPFIAYAAAEEVHASGVLAVVVVALYLGHHSSQVDFATRLQEEAVWKMVSFVLESAVFALIGLQLAIVVEDLGPYGVGEALWYAVAVFVTVVVVRFVWVYPATFLPRKLSRRVREREPDTNWTAPLIVGWAGMRGVVSLAIAFSIPLVMEDGEPFPGRSLVLFLTFTTVIGTLVVQGLTLPPLIRVLKLPGRDVQAETLAEAQAQSEASAAAERRLGELLADERNSLPQPLVERLRTVLERRRNAVWERLGTVNEITGESADDIYRRLAREMISVERDVFVSLRDQRRIDDEMMRTLLRRLDLEEAAAYREDG, encoded by the coding sequence ATGGAAGCACTGCCCCTGGTGGGGCTGATCGCCGTGAGCGCCGCCGTCGCGGGGGCCGCCCGCCGCACGCCCGTGCCCGCCCCGCTGCTGCTGGTGGCCGCGGGCCTGATCGCCTCCTACGTCCCGGGCGTGCCCGAGTACCACCTGGACCCGCACATCGTGCTGCCGCTGATCCTGCCGCCGCTGCTGCACACCGCCGCCCTGGACAGCTCCTACCTGGACCTGCGGGCCAACCTCCGGCCGGTCGCCCTGCTGTCCGTGGGGTACGTGCTGTTCGCGACGGTCGTGGTCGGCTACCTCGCGTACCTCCTGGTCCCGGATCTGCCGCTGACCGCGGCCCTGGTCCTCGGCGCCGTCGTCGCGCCCCCGGACGCGGTCGCCGCCACGGCCATCGCGCGCAAGCTGGGACTGCCGCACCGGATCACCACGATCCTCCAGGGCGAGTCCCTGGTGAACGACGCGACGGCGATCACCGCCTACAAGGTCGCGCTGGCCGCGGCGATCGGCGCGGGCGCGAGCTGGGCCGCGGGATTCGGGGAGTTCCTGCTCGCCTCGGTCGGCGGCATCGCCGTCGGACTGGTGCTGATGCTGCCGATCCACTGGCTGCGCACCCGGCTGAAGGAGCCGCTGCTCCAGAACACCCTGTCGCTGCTCATCCCGTTCATCGCGTACGCGGCGGCCGAGGAGGTGCACGCCTCCGGTGTGCTCGCCGTCGTCGTCGTGGCGCTGTACCTGGGCCACCACTCCTCGCAGGTCGACTTCGCGACCCGGCTCCAGGAGGAGGCGGTCTGGAAGATGGTCTCCTTCGTCCTGGAGTCGGCGGTGTTCGCGCTGATCGGGCTCCAGCTCGCCATCGTGGTGGAGGACCTCGGGCCGTACGGGGTGGGGGAGGCGCTCTGGTACGCGGTGGCGGTCTTCGTCACCGTCGTCGTCGTCCGCTTCGTCTGGGTCTATCCGGCCACCTTCCTGCCGCGCAAGCTCTCCCGGCGGGTGCGGGAGCGCGAGCCGGACACCAACTGGACCGCTCCGCTGATCGTCGGCTGGGCCGGGATGCGCGGCGTGGTCTCGCTCGCCATCGCGTTCTCCATCCCGCTGGTCATGGAGGACGGCGAGCCGTTCCCGGGCCGCAGCCTGGTCCTCTTCCTGACGTTCACCACGGTGATCGGCACGCTCGTCGTGCAGGGGCTGACGCTGCCCCCGCTGATCCGTGTGCTGAAGCTTCCGGGGCGTGACGTGCAGGCCGAGACGCTGGCCGAGGCGCAGGCGCAGAGCGAGGCGTCCGCGGCGGCCGAGCGGCGGCTCGGCGAACTCCTCGCCGACGAGCGCAACAGCCTCCCGCAGCCGCTCGTGGAGCGGCTCCGCACGGTGCTGGAGCGCCGGCGCAACGCGGTGTGGGAACGCCTCGGCACGGTCAACGAGATCACCGGGGAGTCCGCGGACGACATCTACCGCCGCCTCGCGCGCGAGATGATCTCCGTGGAGCGGGACGTCTTCGTCTCCCTCCGCGACCAGCGGCGGATCGACGACGAGATGATGCGCACGCTGCTGCGCCGGCTGGACCTGGAGGAGGCGGCCGCCTACCGCGAGGACGGGTAG
- a CDS encoding RNA polymerase sigma factor SigF, whose translation MDGALGAGRKGRLLGRRRPYGLHQPVQTARRGTRAGVSNGNGDGPMREDEERSPRVLNASTGIPEQQARPHPVVDETEGRGAPVEQPQEQVQSRAERADRMSEHEQRQDPHDRSGARALFIELRSLPEQSPQRAELRNRLVRMHLPLVEHLARRFRNRGEPLDDLTQVATIGLIKSVDRFDPERGVEFSTYATPTVVGEIKRHFRDKGWAVRVPRRLQELRLALTTATAELSQQHGRSPTVHELAERLGISEEEVLEGLESANAYSTLSLDVPDTDDESPAVADTLGAEDEALEGVEYRESLKPLLEGLPPREKRILLLRFFGNMTQSQIAQEVGISQMHVSRLLARTLAQLREKLLVEE comes from the coding sequence CTGGACGGTGCTCTCGGCGCTGGCCGGAAAGGTCGACTCCTCGGTCGCCGACGACCGTACGGTCTCCATCAGCCTGTACAAACAGCGCGGCGCGGGACCCGGGCCGGCGTGAGCAACGGAAACGGGGATGGTCCGATGCGGGAGGACGAGGAGCGTAGCCCCAGGGTGCTGAACGCGTCGACCGGCATCCCGGAGCAGCAGGCGCGCCCGCACCCGGTGGTGGACGAGACCGAGGGCCGTGGCGCCCCGGTGGAGCAGCCGCAGGAGCAGGTGCAGTCGCGGGCAGAGCGGGCGGACCGGATGAGCGAGCACGAGCAGAGGCAGGATCCGCACGACCGCAGCGGGGCGCGTGCCCTGTTCATAGAGCTCCGCTCGCTGCCCGAGCAGTCGCCCCAGCGCGCCGAACTGCGCAACCGGCTGGTCCGCATGCACCTGCCGCTCGTCGAGCACCTGGCGCGCCGCTTCCGCAACCGCGGTGAGCCGCTGGACGACCTGACGCAGGTCGCGACGATCGGTCTGATCAAGTCGGTGGACCGCTTCGACCCGGAGCGCGGGGTCGAGTTCTCGACGTACGCGACGCCGACCGTGGTCGGCGAGATCAAGCGGCACTTCCGCGACAAGGGCTGGGCGGTCCGGGTGCCGCGCCGGCTGCAGGAGCTGCGGCTCGCCCTGACCACGGCGACCGCGGAGCTCTCGCAGCAGCACGGCCGCTCCCCCACCGTCCACGAGCTCGCCGAGCGCCTCGGCATCTCGGAGGAGGAGGTCCTGGAGGGCCTGGAGTCGGCGAACGCCTACTCCACCCTGTCCCTGGACGTCCCCGACACGGACGACGAGTCACCGGCCGTGGCGGACACCCTGGGCGCCGAGGACGAGGCGCTGGAGGGCGTCGAGTACCGCGAGTCCCTGAAGCCGCTGCTGGAGGGGCTGCCGCCGCGGGAGAAGCGCATCCTGCTGCTGAGGTTCTTCGGCAACATGACGCAGTCGCAGATCGCGCAGGAGGTCGGCATCTCGCAGATGCACGTCTCGCGTCTGCTGGCGCGGACGCTGGCACAGCTGCGCGAGAAGCTCCTCGTCGAGGAGTAG
- a CDS encoding DUF6304 family protein gives MSSESTEAWAGWYRDRAGAEAVAITATGGQVSTLIRGVEYSGGTFAALRSVGGALLSSCVLEWDMPLPVLLDGAVQPATLGCLLTLGEPAAEGAGLDRSDLSLTLHHGGAAYEVVVADGDFDDALGRIHRQLPPGAGLGRREPVTA, from the coding sequence ATGTCATCGGAGTCGACTGAAGCCTGGGCGGGCTGGTACCGCGACCGGGCCGGCGCGGAAGCCGTCGCGATCACCGCGACCGGCGGCCAAGTGAGCACCCTCATCAGGGGTGTTGAGTACAGCGGCGGGACGTTCGCCGCGTTGCGGTCCGTCGGCGGGGCTCTGCTCTCGTCCTGCGTCCTGGAATGGGACATGCCGCTGCCCGTCCTGCTGGACGGAGCCGTGCAGCCCGCCACACTGGGGTGTCTGCTGACGCTGGGCGAGCCGGCCGCCGAAGGCGCCGGGCTCGACCGCTCGGACCTGAGCCTCACCCTGCACCACGGCGGTGCGGCCTACGAAGTCGTCGTCGCGGACGGCGACTTCGACGACGCCCTCGGTCGCATCCACCGCCAGTTGCCGCCCGGCGCGGGTCTGGGGCGCCGGGAGCCCGTGACGGCCTGA
- a CDS encoding 1-aminocyclopropane-1-carboxylate deaminase/D-cysteine desulfhydrase — MTSDLPDLAAALRPLLPSPLQSVRDERFERHGVGLLLKRDDLIHPDLPGNKWRKLAPNLRAARGRPVLTFGGAYSNHLRATAAAGRLLGFPTVGVVRGDELADRPLNPSLSRCAADGMRLVFADRAAYRAKHEPAVLARFVAESGAEDVYVVPEGGSNAPAARGCAELGAELRDDPAGVGAAAVACGTGGTLAGLAAGLGPGRRALGVAVLRGSFLGGEVRALQQAAFGGRAGDWSVEDRFHFGGYARGGPELDAFAADFEDRHGLPVERVYVAKLLYALSVLAAEGAFPRGTALAAVITGRPDGPPPAP; from the coding sequence GTGACCAGCGACCTGCCCGACCTCGCCGCCGCGCTGCGGCCGCTGCTGCCGTCGCCGCTGCAGTCCGTCCGGGACGAGCGGTTCGAGCGCCACGGCGTCGGTCTGCTGCTCAAGCGGGACGACCTGATCCACCCCGATCTCCCCGGCAACAAGTGGCGCAAGCTGGCGCCGAACCTGCGCGCCGCACGCGGGCGGCCGGTGCTGACCTTCGGCGGCGCGTACTCCAACCACCTGCGTGCCACGGCCGCCGCCGGACGGCTGCTCGGCTTCCCCACGGTCGGCGTCGTCCGGGGCGACGAGCTGGCCGACCGCCCCCTGAACCCCTCGCTGAGCCGCTGCGCCGCGGACGGGATGCGCCTGGTCTTCGCCGACCGGGCCGCCTACCGCGCCAAGCACGAGCCCGCCGTCCTGGCCCGCTTCGTGGCCGAGTCGGGCGCGGAGGACGTCTACGTGGTGCCCGAGGGCGGCTCCAACGCGCCGGCCGCCCGCGGCTGCGCGGAGCTGGGCGCCGAGCTCCGCGACGACCCGGCCGGCGTCGGCGCGGCCGCCGTCGCCTGCGGCACGGGCGGCACGCTCGCCGGACTCGCCGCCGGCCTCGGACCCGGCCGGCGCGCGCTCGGCGTCGCCGTGCTGCGCGGGAGCTTCCTCGGCGGCGAGGTCCGGGCACTCCAGCAGGCCGCCTTCGGCGGACGGGCCGGCGACTGGTCGGTGGAGGACCGCTTCCACTTCGGGGGCTACGCGCGCGGCGGGCCGGAGCTCGACGCCTTCGCCGCCGACTTCGAGGACCGTCACGGCCTGCCCGTCGAACGCGTCTACGTCGCGAAGCTGCTGTACGCCCTGAGCGTGCTGGCGGCCGAGGGGGCGTTCCCCCGCGGCACGGCGCTCGCGGCCGTGATCACGGGACGGCCCGACGGCCCGCCGCCGGCGCCCTGA
- the snpA gene encoding snapalysin: MRHPRTLLSAALGLGLAAALGAVPATAATSTAAGSPTATAATASYAAYEGSAEDEKATRAFFEAVVESVARKRAANPGAQAVTVVYSAANAPSFRSQIASSTRIWNGSVSNVRLVEGSGADFSYYEGNDPRGSYASTDGHGRGYIFLDYRQNQQYNSTRVTSHETGHVLGLPDRYSGPCSELMSGGGPGTSCTNAYPNAQERSRVNQLWANGLAAAMARVS; encoded by the coding sequence ATGCGTCATCCCCGTACGTTACTGTCCGCCGCCCTCGGCCTCGGTCTCGCCGCCGCGCTCGGCGCCGTGCCCGCGACCGCCGCCACGTCCACCGCCGCCGGCTCCCCCACGGCCACGGCGGCCACCGCCTCCTACGCCGCCTACGAGGGGTCGGCCGAGGACGAGAAGGCGACCCGGGCGTTCTTCGAGGCCGTCGTCGAGTCGGTCGCCAGGAAGCGCGCCGCCAACCCGGGCGCCCAGGCCGTGACGGTCGTCTACAGCGCCGCCAACGCCCCGAGCTTCCGCTCGCAGATAGCCAGCAGCACCAGGATCTGGAACGGATCGGTGTCCAACGTGCGGCTGGTCGAGGGGTCCGGCGCGGACTTCTCGTACTACGAGGGCAACGATCCGCGTGGCTCGTACGCGAGCACCGACGGGCACGGACGCGGCTACATCTTCCTGGACTACCGCCAGAACCAGCAGTACAACTCGACCCGCGTCACGTCGCACGAGACCGGTCACGTGCTCGGTCTGCCGGACCGCTACTCCGGTCCGTGCAGCGAGCTGATGTCCGGCGGCGGCCCCGGCACCTCGTGCACCAACGCGTACCCGAACGCCCAGGAGCGCTCCCGGGTGAACCAGCTGTGGGCCAACGGCCTCGCGGCGGCGATGGCCCGCGTCTCCTGA
- a CDS encoding anti-sigma regulatory factor, with product MSQIAGEPGTQDFVEVRLPAAGAYLSVLRTATAGLAARLDFTLDEIEDLRIAVDEACAILLQQAVPGSVLSCVFRLVDDSLEVTVSAPTTDGRAPERDTFAWTVLSALAGKVDSSVADDRTVSISLYKQRGAGPGPA from the coding sequence GTGTCCCAGATCGCAGGCGAGCCCGGGACCCAGGACTTCGTGGAAGTCCGGCTGCCGGCTGCGGGTGCCTACCTGTCCGTGTTGCGTACGGCCACCGCCGGACTCGCAGCACGCTTGGACTTCACCCTCGACGAGATCGAGGATCTGCGGATCGCGGTCGACGAGGCGTGCGCGATCCTGCTCCAGCAGGCCGTACCCGGCTCCGTCCTGAGCTGCGTGTTCCGGCTCGTCGACGACTCGCTGGAGGTGACGGTCTCGGCGCCCACGACCGACGGCCGGGCACCGGAGCGCGACACCTTCGCCTGGACGGTGCTCTCGGCGCTGGCCGGAAAGGTCGACTCCTCGGTCGCCGACGACCGTACGGTCTCCATCAGCCTGTACAAACAGCGCGGCGCGGGACCCGGGCCGGCGTGA